The Peromyscus eremicus chromosome 16_21, PerEre_H2_v1, whole genome shotgun sequence genome includes the window ATAATTAATTAGGAAATGGGAGACAGAAGGTAGATAAACTGATATATAGAGTCAAAGAAATGCAGAAATAGAGACACTGCTAATAAACAGAGGAAACAAAGACAGAATTTGGATAAACAGAGACTAGTAGTCAGTCACTATACAAAAAAGATAGAATTCAAAGAATAGGATGAGATTGTAGATGTGAACACAGGAAGCAAAATTCCTCAAAATAACAATTAACCTTCTGTGACTATGTTTTACTCACAAGGAAGGTGCTAATACATCACCACAGTTAAAAAATTCTAGGTAATATAAAGGATAAATGACACTGAGAAGATGCCAGTCACAAAGGCCATATATAAACTTTCTAGAATGCACGGGACAGTAATAACTATGcataaagtaaacaaaatatGGTAAAGTTTGAATTGTGCACCTAAGTGCTCTGAAAAAAGCTTGTCCTGGGGGCAGCCTgcactttaatatttttaattatgataaATACTGACTGTGAAACCTTTGGCTGAATCTAACTCTAGTATgtgaataaagttaaaaatatgaaTGTAACATACTTTAAATATTAAACCACACAACAGTCTTTCCCAGAATCAAGGCCCAATTACATATATGTCATTAAATTACTTGTGCTGATTTAGTTTTTactgatttaaaatgttttaatactaATTCCAAGTTTTTGGTTTATTCAATTCATTTCTATTATCATTCTTCATCATCACCCCTTAAAATATATGAATGCCCTACTCTATAAAATTTAGGAATTACTATTCCAGTGTCAAATTTGCCTCCAAATGGAGAATGAGGAATACCTAGATGAATGAACTAGTGCTAACATTCACTGGATGAAAAGGACATTAAATACAGATATGTCTGAATATATTACAAACACTCAGAAGTTATTGGAGGGTtgagttcatttattttaaaggtcTTGATTTTTCCCCCTAAGGAGACAGTGAAAATATGAAGCAGAAGTTTAAATTCACTCACAAGATCACACAGCATTAAAAATGACTAAGTGATGACTAAAGCTTAGAAATTAAAAGATAAAGTGAAAAGGAGgaatgaaaaagataaaagagaTGTGAAGAAAGAAGTCaataagaaggaaatgaaaaatacagaACAGAGATAGGAACCAAGAGAAAATAGTCAGATAAATTGAGATGCCTAAAAAAGCCAataggaagtaaaaaaaaaaaatacacattgcaCAGTCTGTCTATTCAGTAAATGCTgagtcttcaaaaacaaaaacacagcatgTTTAATATTTAGCAAAATGGTTTTATTAGAAAGTAAGTATATTTTACACAGTTTACCTTGAAGAGCTATAGATATAAAGCATCAATGATAAAAAGAATGAATggcaaatattaaatattaaactaCTCACTCAATCTACTATTTCTCCCCTAAGCATTACAGGCTAACTTCATATTCTTATGTAAAAAGGAAGCAAGCAATTTACACTGACCTGCTTCCTGCTTGCTAGGATCTTCACAGACTTTTGAGCAACCACTTTTGTGTCGTAGCTTGAAGAGGCGATTGTCCCAGAAAAACATGACCACAGTTTGCAATGACAGCCATGGTGATTTCATCCTCCTTGGCTTCTCTGACAGGCCACATTTAGAGAAGGTACTTTTTGGggtcatttttatcttttactgTTTGACTCTTGCTGGAAATACAATCATAATTGTTGTATCCTTGAAGGACCCCAAACTCCAAGTCCCTATGTATTTCTTCCTTTGCAATCTTTCCTTATTAGATATTTGTTTCACCAGCAGCTGTGTTCCACAGATGTTGGTTAATTTGGGAAGTCCAAATAAGATCATCACCTATCACGGCTGTGCCACTCAGCTCTACATCTTTCTGTGGCTTGGCGCCACCGAATGTGTTCTTCTTGTTGTCATGGCTGTGGACCGCTATGTAGCAGTGTGTCATCCTCTGAGATACACAACTGTCATGCATCCCAAAGTCTGTCTGCAACTGGCTGTCCTTGCTTGGGGTGCTGGCCTGATTCAGTCTCTGATCCAGTCTTCTGCTACTCTCAGATTGCCCTTTTGCTCCCAGCGGGAGGTAGACGACATTGTGTGTGAAGTTCCAGCCCTGATTCAACTCTCCAGTGCAGATACTACCTACAATGAAGTCCAGATGTCCATAGCCAGTGTTATTCTCCTAGTGTTACCCTTGGTCATCATACTTTCCTCCTATGGTGCTATTGTAAAGTCTGTGCTGAAGATAAAGTCAACTGAAGGGCAGAAAAAAGCATTTGGCACCTGTACTTCTCACATTCTTGTTGTCTCCCTCTTCTATGGTACTGTCACAGGTGTTTATCTTCAACCTAAGACTCACTATGCTCATGAACAGGGCAAGTTTCTCACCCTTTTATACACTGTAATAACTCCAACTCTTAACCCCCTCATCTACACACTGAGGAACAAGGAGGTAAAAGGAGCAGTGATAAGACTGGGGTGGAGGACTTGGAGTTCCCACAGATAACTGAGGAAGCTAGcatatgcttttctgtttcttgacTTGAAAAGACAGAACAATTGTAGCTAAAATCATTGAGGTATCTCCCCTACCAAGTCAAGAATAGCTTCAGTTTTTTTGGAGTGTGGTGTTAGGGTTATCCATTATTGATTAGACCCTCAATTTCTTCAAGGTTCTGATTCAGGTACAATATgacagataaaatattttaatagtcattttcttttctttctttttttttttttggttttttttttgagacagggtttctctgtgtagctttgcgcctttcctggaactcgctttggagaccaggctggcctcgaactcacagagctccgcctgcctctgcctcccgagtgctgggattaaaggcgtgcgccaccaccgcccggctgtcatTTTCTTGAGAAATAAATACAGTTGATTTGTGAGAAAGAACCACAatacttacaaaataaaacaccaagtAATATAGTTCATACCTTTCCAACCTTCCTATTTACTTTATATTGTACCTGGAGTTGAAACCAGCGCATTCTGCAAGTTAAGCAAACACTTTCTTTGAACTACATCACAGgcctctttttatttactttaaaaacattaaatatttatttttatttgtgttaatgaatctctgtgagtgtaTGTCATGTGTGCATAGGTGTCTACAGACACCGGAAGAGAATGTTGGATtgtctgaggctggaattacaggattCCATGGTtactagaaactgaactcaggtccttggaagaacagtaagcactcttaaccactgggccatctctttagctccttctttttattttaagatatctcATTAAATTGCCCAGACAGGCCTTAAATTTGCTGTCCTACACCAGCCTCCCAAGCAGATAGAGGTCAAATGTCTGTGTTATTTGGACAATCAacttttttattctaattttcttaCATTAAACTAATCTTTTCAACCACTCCAATCCCTACAGGTTTCTATGTTTTTGATAAAGACTTTAAAAGATATGTGTATGTACTTCTGTCCTTTGAATTAATGGTCTACATTCTGAGTTACCTCTGCCTCATTACCACTGTTGACATATTGTGCACCTGTCACTACCCAGCCCAGAAGTGTTGGCCAAGGCTAACCATGCTCAACATGAATTTCTTGTGATGTTACTCTAAGACACTATGTCCACATTTCTCAGTTTGAGTTTTGGTCATTTGTTTTGAGAGCTGCTGGAAAAGGCCATGGAAGTATACAGTAGGTGACAATAAGTGTTcaaaaggtcaacctatcagaaccaaggATTCTGGTggaggaaaccatcatgcaaggtgttttggaattactgcctttgGAATTAATTGGTTGTTTCCTTTTGTAAACTTTTTGTACAATAATAGTTTTGATATATCCCTATTACCAcacattttcataaaatgtatatatgtaatctcatgaatacatctcaatcttatgggcacatatatccatgggtggtcaggaagatggcttttcatttagctgtataattttgatatatagaaaatatactaggatatgcttcaaAGCCAGATTCATTGTCTCATGAGATTGTAGACACTTAAAGCctgctttgtttattttgctcagactaacacagaaaatattaatctctCCTCAATCTAACACAAACTGCACACATAAGCTCATTTATACCtctgagcaagttcaaactagactaaaggcctttgtatatagatcataagtttaaagTTTACAGTTATGCACAAGGTCAGAGTTGCAGGTGTCTCACCAAGACTACTAACACAAAACACCCCAAGAAAAGCCTGCCAATTCTTCACTTGCCAAGTCTTCTGATAAAAAGCTATGTCTCAGAGTTTGTTGCACTGGGCACTGTGCcccctccctctggtcctgagACCTTGGAACTTTTCATTGCTAGACaatggctctgctccttatcATCTATTCTAGGAATATGCTATGGCCTTGAGGGctttgaaacttttctcaggattgcaTG containing:
- the LOC131893816 gene encoding olfactory receptor 2H2-like, translating into MTTVCNDSHGDFILLGFSDRPHLEKVLFGVIFIFYCLTLAGNTIIIVVSLKDPKLQVPMYFFLCNLSLLDICFTSSCVPQMLVNLGSPNKIITYHGCATQLYIFLWLGATECVLLVVMAVDRYVAVCHPLRYTTVMHPKVCLQLAVLAWGAGLIQSLIQSSATLRLPFCSQREVDDIVCEVPALIQLSSADTTYNEVQMSIASVILLVLPLVIILSSYGAIVKSVLKIKSTEGQKKAFGTCTSHILVVSLFYGTVTGVYLQPKTHYAHEQGKFLTLLYTVITPTLNPLIYTLRNKEVKGAVIRLGWRTWSSHR